ACCGGCTCGGGGGGCGGAATCGGATCCGGTTCAGGCGGCGGTATCGGTTCGGGCGACGGCCCCGGATTCGGTCCGGGGAGCGGCGGCGGGACCGGCGGCGGCGTATTTCAGGTTGGCGGAGGTGTTTCCGCTCCGCGACCCCTTTATACGCCGGACCCGGAATACTCCGAGGAGGCACGCAAGGCAAAGCACCAGGGAACCGTGGTGCTCTGGCTGGTGGTGGGGCCGGATGGCCGCGCCCACGAGGTGCGCATCCGGCGCAGCCTGGGATTAGGCCTGGACGAGCGCGCCATCGCTGCCGTGAGCCAGTGGAAGTTTGAACCTGCGCGCAAGAACGGCGTGCCCGTCGCGGTACGCATCAACGTCGAAGTAGACTTCAAACTGTACTGAAGATCTGTTCTCCTGCCTTGCGCGTTAGCGGTTTCCGTGCGCGCACGACCGTGTTCTAATGAACGGTTGGTCTCCGAACAACATTGAATGAAGAAGGGCAAGCCGTAGAAAGTACGGTCTCGCGCATCATTCGGCACGAGATCGTCCGGCTCCTGGTGCTCTCGATCCTGGGCACGGTCGCGTTTCTTGGTACCCGCGCGGCGGCGACGTGGAACCGGGATGTGCAGGCCCGGACCGCGGCGGTCTGGTATGAGCGGGGCCAGCGCGCCATGGCAGCGGGAGACCTCCAGGAGGCCATCGACTTTCTTCGCCGGGCGACCGCCACGGCACGTGACAATCCTGTCTACAGCCTTGCCCTGGCGGAGGCGCTAGCCTCGGCCCAGAAGGATGAGGAAGCTGACCAGATCCTGCTCCGCTTGCGCGAACGCACACCGGAGAATCCCAAGATCAACCTGCAGCTTGCCAGGATCGCGGCCAAGCGGGGCAGTGTGGCAGAAGCGACCCGCTACTATCACAGCGCTCTGTACGGGGTTTGGCCGGGCGAAAGTGGAGACGAAGAGAGGCGGCAGGTACGGATCGAACTGACAAGATTCCTGCTCCAGCACGGGGCGCGGGACCTCGCGCTTTCCGAGCTGCTGGCGTACAGCGGGGACTTGCCGCCCAGCGCCGCCGCCCAGATTCAAGCGGGAGAACTCTTCCTTGAAGCCGCGGATCCCGCGCAGGCGCTGGCGCACTTCACGAGCGCGTTAAAGCAGGAACGCGCCTCCGACCAGGCTTTTCTTGGGGCAGGGAAGGCCGAGTTTCAGTTGGGCGACTACGCCCATGCCCGAAGATACCTGGCATCTGTCAAGCAAGGTGCGCTGGTGGAGGAGGCCTCCGAGCTCCTGGCCGTCACGAATGTGGTGCTGGAGAATGACCCTGTAGCTTCCGGGATCGGAGCGCAAGAACGGCGACGCCGCCTGAGAGCCTGCCTGCAGGGCGTTTTGCAGCGCCTGCAGGAATGCCTTGCGCAGCCGCCGGGCGCAGATATCGTCGAGCTTCAGGCCCTGCTACAAGAAGCACAAGCTCTAGAACCCTCCCTCAAGTCCTGGCGGCGGCTTAAGGATGAGGACGTGATCCCCACCGTGCTCGACCTCGTATATCGAACCGAACAGCAAAGCGATCGCATCTGCGGAACGCCTTCCAGCCTGGATCGCGGGCTGGCCCTGATTGCGGAAAACTACCTGCGCGAGCACCAGCCATGAACGTGGGCTTGCAGATCGCAGAACGGCTGCGCATACGCGAGAACCAGATTTTTCTAGCCCTGACGCTTCTGGTAGGTGTGATCGCCGGCCTGGCCGCTGTGCTCTTCACGCTTGCCATCGAGGCTACCCGCCACACGCTCTTCGGGATGAATCCCGGCGTGATGCGCACCATCCTAGTGCCGACAGTGGTGAGCCTGGTGAGCGGCTTCCTGTTGGCGAAATACTTTTCAGACGCGCGCGGCAGCGGTATTCCGCAGACCGAGGCGGCGTACCACTTGAACCAGGGAGAAATCCCGTCCAAGACGGTCTGGGGAAAGTTCCTCACCGGCGTACTTTGCGTGGGATCCGGCCACTCGATGGGGCGGGAGGGGCCGTCGGTGCAGATCGGGGCGGGAATCGCGTCGGTGGTGGGCCGGTGGCTGGGCCTTTCGCGCCGGCGCGTTCAGGAACTGGTCCCGGTCGGGGCGGCTGCGGCCCTCTCTGCCGCGTTTAACACCCCTCTGGCGGCGGTGCTGTTCGCGCTC
The DNA window shown above is from Terriglobales bacterium and carries:
- a CDS encoding tetratricopeptide repeat protein gives rise to the protein MNEEGQAVESTVSRIIRHEIVRLLVLSILGTVAFLGTRAAATWNRDVQARTAAVWYERGQRAMAAGDLQEAIDFLRRATATARDNPVYSLALAEALASAQKDEEADQILLRLRERTPENPKINLQLARIAAKRGSVAEATRYYHSALYGVWPGESGDEERRQVRIELTRFLLQHGARDLALSELLAYSGDLPPSAAAQIQAGELFLEAADPAQALAHFTSALKQERASDQAFLGAGKAEFQLGDYAHARRYLASVKQGALVEEASELLAVTNVVLENDPVASGIGAQERRRRLRACLQGVLQRLQECLAQPPGADIVELQALLQEAQALEPSLKSWRRLKDEDVIPTVLDLVYRTEQQSDRICGTPSSLDRGLALIAENYLREHQP